In the Lepidochelys kempii isolate rLepKem1 chromosome 3, rLepKem1.hap2, whole genome shotgun sequence genome, one interval contains:
- the MRPL19 gene encoding large ribosomal subunit protein bL19m isoform X1, with protein MAAACGRLLEQAGVRALARASAARPAARCRCFSSSGLLRANNGEPTKFQPPPKPVVVDKHKEVAERRFLSPEFIPPRGRTNPLKFYIERTDMIQRRKVLNIPEFYVGSILSVTTADPYASDKTSRFVGICIQRGGKGLGATFVLRNIIEGQGVEFCYELYNPRIREIKVLKLEKRLDDNLMYLRDALPEYSTFDVNMKPVPHSANDEIPVNQLKVKMKPRPWTKRWERPKFNIQGIHFELPKEMMEEAQKWSMPWIQFDMLREYNTSKLEKEIWKEVNEELKK; from the exons ATGGCCGCCGCCTGCGGGAGGCTCCTGGAGCAGGCGGGCGTGAGGGCCCTCGCTAGGGCGTCCGCCGCCCGGCCCGCTGCGCGCTGCC GGTGCTTCTCTTCCTCTGGACTTCTGAGGGCTAACAATGGAGAACCTACAAAATTTCAGCCACCTCCAAAGCCAGTTGTTGTTGACAAACATAAAGAGGTAGCAGAGAGAAG GTTCTTGAGTCCTGAATTTATTCCCCCCAGAGGGAGAACAAATCCTCTTAAATTCTATATTGAAAGAACTGACATGATACAGAGGCGAAAAGTGCTCAACATTCCAGAGTTCTATGTTG GAAGCATCCTTTCTGTTACCACAGCAGATCCATATGCCAGTGACAAAACCAGCCGTTTTGTCGGAATTTGCAttcaaagaggaggaaaaggacttgGTGCTACCTTTGTGCTTCGGAATATTATAGAAGGGCAGG GTGTTGAGTTTTGCTATGAACTGTACAATCCTCGAATCCGGGAGATCAAGGTTTTGAAGTTGGAGAAGAGACTAGATGACAACCTGATGTATTTACGGGATGCTCTTCCTGAATATAGTACTTTTGATGTTAACATGAAACCTGTGCCCCATTCAGCTAATGATGAAATTCCTGTAAACCAG CTGAAGGTCAAAATGAAACCTAGGCCCTGGACAAAACGCTGGGAACGACCAAAATTTAACATTCAAGGAATCCACTTTGAACTACCTAAAGAAATGATGGAAGAAGCACAAAAATGGAGCATGCCCTGGATACAGTTTGATATGCTCCGAGAATACAATACTTCAAAATTAGAGAAGGAAATATGGAAAGAAGTGAATGAAGAGCTAAAAAAATGA
- the MRPL19 gene encoding large ribosomal subunit protein bL19m isoform X2 yields MCVAPDDIALGCFSSSGLLRANNGEPTKFQPPPKPVVVDKHKEVAERRFLSPEFIPPRGRTNPLKFYIERTDMIQRRKVLNIPEFYVGSILSVTTADPYASDKTSRFVGICIQRGGKGLGATFVLRNIIEGQGVEFCYELYNPRIREIKVLKLEKRLDDNLMYLRDALPEYSTFDVNMKPVPHSANDEIPVNQLKVKMKPRPWTKRWERPKFNIQGIHFELPKEMMEEAQKWSMPWIQFDMLREYNTSKLEKEIWKEVNEELKK; encoded by the exons ATGTGTGTCGCACCTGATGACATTGCTTTGG GGTGCTTCTCTTCCTCTGGACTTCTGAGGGCTAACAATGGAGAACCTACAAAATTTCAGCCACCTCCAAAGCCAGTTGTTGTTGACAAACATAAAGAGGTAGCAGAGAGAAG GTTCTTGAGTCCTGAATTTATTCCCCCCAGAGGGAGAACAAATCCTCTTAAATTCTATATTGAAAGAACTGACATGATACAGAGGCGAAAAGTGCTCAACATTCCAGAGTTCTATGTTG GAAGCATCCTTTCTGTTACCACAGCAGATCCATATGCCAGTGACAAAACCAGCCGTTTTGTCGGAATTTGCAttcaaagaggaggaaaaggacttgGTGCTACCTTTGTGCTTCGGAATATTATAGAAGGGCAGG GTGTTGAGTTTTGCTATGAACTGTACAATCCTCGAATCCGGGAGATCAAGGTTTTGAAGTTGGAGAAGAGACTAGATGACAACCTGATGTATTTACGGGATGCTCTTCCTGAATATAGTACTTTTGATGTTAACATGAAACCTGTGCCCCATTCAGCTAATGATGAAATTCCTGTAAACCAG CTGAAGGTCAAAATGAAACCTAGGCCCTGGACAAAACGCTGGGAACGACCAAAATTTAACATTCAAGGAATCCACTTTGAACTACCTAAAGAAATGATGGAAGAAGCACAAAAATGGAGCATGCCCTGGATACAGTTTGATATGCTCCGAGAATACAATACTTCAAAATTAGAGAAGGAAATATGGAAAGAAGTGAATGAAGAGCTAAAAAAATGA